The following are encoded in a window of Cryobacterium sp. CG_9.6 genomic DNA:
- a CDS encoding DUF1684 domain-containing protein — protein sequence MTSSLGALQIADWRRRVFGLYAGVRQLSVQSPESGHELWRSGRDELFAGHPSSPLLPDDRAAFTGLPIAAYDPDWRFEVEVHRAEHPLRISVDTGTDGTVPFDLVGTVRLPYLGSLDVWHLGNYGGGLFLPVKDALAGQPGGTYGGGRYLLDTVKGADLGPGVDDDTLILDFNFAYNPSCAYDPMWACPLAQPGNTIDVEVPVGELYNGDSFGEGSDSAGF from the coding sequence ATGACTTCTTCCCTTGGAGCATTACAGATCGCTGACTGGCGTCGTCGAGTGTTCGGACTCTATGCGGGCGTGCGTCAGCTCAGCGTGCAGAGTCCGGAGTCCGGGCACGAACTGTGGCGGTCGGGACGGGACGAACTGTTTGCGGGACATCCGTCGTCGCCGCTGCTGCCGGACGATCGGGCCGCCTTCACCGGGCTGCCGATCGCAGCGTACGACCCGGACTGGCGCTTCGAGGTGGAGGTGCACCGCGCGGAGCACCCGCTGCGCATCAGCGTGGACACCGGAACCGACGGCACCGTGCCCTTCGACCTGGTGGGCACCGTGCGACTCCCCTACCTCGGCTCGCTCGACGTGTGGCACCTCGGCAACTACGGCGGCGGCCTGTTTCTCCCGGTGAAAGACGCACTCGCCGGTCAGCCCGGCGGCACCTACGGGGGTGGCCGCTACCTGCTCGACACGGTGAAGGGCGCCGATCTGGGCCCCGGCGTCGACGACGACACCCTCATTCTCGACTTCAACTTTGCCTATAACCCGTCGTGCGCCTATGACCCCATGTGGGCCTGCCCGCTCGCCCAACCGGGCAACACCATCGACGTGGAGGTGCCGGTGGGCGAGCTCTACAACGGTGACAGCTTCGGCGAGGGGTCCGACTCTGCCGGGTTCTGA
- a CDS encoding LysR family substrate-binding domain-containing protein produces the protein MSFSIAFVAGVTPTKWTRIWAERRPDVPLEVFRTETHEQVSVLLDGRAEVSLVRLPIDETQLSVIGLYSEVPVVVAAKGHAIADAELVSLADLADEHLLQDPDEVPAWRDVATEVASGIRRALPVMKDMDEVMEQVAAGVGIIIVPHSIARLYGRKDVISRPVDGVPETQIALAWITAETTDDVEEFIGIVRGRSSASSRATVPEEVTEAGARPPRKPKKTDKAKAAAKALRVAAAQAKPAVKKKSESAPGRTRPTRNPKSGKRRGR, from the coding sequence GTGAGCTTTTCCATTGCCTTCGTCGCCGGTGTGACGCCCACCAAGTGGACGCGCATCTGGGCCGAACGTCGACCCGACGTTCCACTCGAGGTTTTTCGCACCGAAACCCACGAGCAGGTGAGCGTTCTCCTCGACGGTCGCGCCGAGGTCAGCCTCGTGCGTCTGCCCATCGACGAGACCCAGCTCAGCGTCATCGGACTCTACAGCGAGGTGCCGGTGGTCGTCGCCGCCAAGGGCCATGCCATAGCGGATGCCGAACTCGTGTCCCTCGCAGACCTCGCCGACGAGCACCTCCTGCAGGATCCCGACGAGGTGCCCGCGTGGCGCGACGTTGCCACCGAGGTGGCCAGCGGCATCCGCCGGGCATTGCCCGTGATGAAGGACATGGACGAGGTGATGGAACAGGTGGCGGCCGGCGTGGGCATCATCATTGTGCCGCACTCGATTGCGCGGTTGTATGGTCGCAAAGATGTGATTTCGCGGCCGGTTGACGGGGTTCCCGAGACGCAGATTGCGCTGGCGTGGATCACCGCGGAGACGACCGACGATGTGGAGGAGTTCATTGGCATCGTGCGGGGGCGCTCGAGTGCGTCGTCCCGCGCCACGGTGCCTGAAGAGGTGACCGAAGCGGGTGCGCGACCGCCGCGCAAGCCCAAGAAAACCGATAAGGCCAAGGCTGCGGCGAAGGCCCTACGCGTGGCTGCAGCGCAGGCTAAGCCGGCCGTGAAGAAGAAGTCCGAGTCGGCGCCCGGACGCACGCGCCCCACCCGCAACCCCAAGAGCGGTAAGCGCCGCGGTCGCTGA
- a CDS encoding VOC family protein, with product MTISLGIQHAFSGFAVNDLEVAAGFYGDTLGIEVRDDSDRGMLRLMLPGGAEVIVYLKPDHVPAVFTILNFVVADIDVAVDELTERGVEFLRYEQFAEQDHKGIQRGGDPEIAWFTDPAGNILSVLQNA from the coding sequence ATGACAATATCTCTCGGAATTCAGCACGCGTTTAGCGGATTCGCGGTGAACGATCTTGAGGTGGCGGCCGGGTTTTACGGTGACACGCTGGGTATTGAGGTGCGCGACGACAGTGACCGGGGGATGCTCAGGCTGATGCTGCCGGGCGGCGCCGAGGTCATCGTGTACCTCAAACCCGACCACGTGCCTGCCGTGTTCACCATTCTCAACTTTGTCGTGGCCGATATCGACGTGGCCGTGGACGAGCTCACCGAGCGCGGCGTCGAGTTTCTGCGCTACGAGCAGTTCGCCGAGCAGGACCACAAGGGTATTCAACGTGGGGGAGACCCGGAGATCGCCTGGTTTACGGACCCAGCGGGCAACATCCTCTCGGTGCTGCAGAACGCGTAG
- a CDS encoding SHOCT domain-containing protein, with protein sequence MMWGASSMGWTWGFGLLVIVGVALIIYVLVRVFSGRPTKAAPQSGARLILDERFARGELTEEQYREHRRTLADDR encoded by the coding sequence ATGATGTGGGGCGCGTCAAGCATGGGGTGGACCTGGGGATTCGGACTGCTCGTGATCGTCGGCGTGGCCCTCATTATCTACGTGCTCGTGCGGGTGTTCTCGGGTCGCCCCACGAAGGCCGCCCCGCAGTCGGGCGCGCGGCTCATTCTCGATGAACGCTTTGCTCGGGGGGAACTCACCGAGGAACAGTATCGCGAACACCGGCGAACACTGGCGGACGATCGATAA
- a CDS encoding GNAT family N-acetyltransferase, giving the protein MNTTVVVRPVEEADADSLGRVHAACWHETYDHLLTAAALSKLRPERLATMWHGITKRGPDYRQVVAIDDGEIVGFAGSSPTDDQDQPAGTRELKTMYLLKKYQGTGVGQRLFDAVVDPGTSILWVAADNPRAHAFYARNGYAPDGHEKVEEVLGEQLHEVRLVR; this is encoded by the coding sequence ATGAACACCACTGTTGTCGTTCGGCCCGTCGAAGAAGCGGATGCCGACAGCCTGGGTCGCGTGCACGCGGCCTGCTGGCACGAGACCTACGATCACCTGCTGACCGCCGCAGCCCTGTCGAAGCTACGGCCCGAGCGCCTCGCCACCATGTGGCACGGCATCACCAAGCGCGGACCGGATTACCGCCAGGTTGTGGCCATTGATGACGGCGAGATTGTGGGCTTCGCCGGCAGCTCTCCCACTGATGATCAGGACCAGCCTGCCGGTACGCGTGAACTCAAGACCATGTACCTCCTCAAGAAATATCAGGGCACCGGCGTGGGCCAGCGTCTCTTTGATGCCGTCGTCGATCCCGGCACGTCCATTCTCTGGGTGGCCGCCGACAATCCCCGAGCGCACGCCTTTTACGCCCGCAACGGCTACGCACCCGATGGGCACGAAAAGGTTGAAGAGGTGCTCGGCGAGCAGCTGCACGAGGTCCGCCTCGTTCGCTAA
- a CDS encoding YccF domain-containing protein → MKTILNIIWLVLSGFWLFLGYMLAAVIMCVLIVTIPWGIAAARIGIYALWPFGKTIVDKPTAGIGSALGNVVWVILAGWWIALEHILSGIALCLTIIGIPFGIANFKMVPVALLPLGKEIVDTSGRG, encoded by the coding sequence ATGAAGACGATCCTCAACATCATTTGGCTCGTGCTCTCCGGTTTTTGGCTCTTCCTCGGATACATGCTTGCCGCCGTCATTATGTGTGTTCTCATTGTCACGATTCCGTGGGGGATCGCGGCGGCGCGCATCGGTATTTATGCGCTCTGGCCGTTCGGGAAGACGATTGTGGACAAGCCGACCGCCGGCATCGGCTCGGCCCTCGGCAATGTGGTGTGGGTGATTCTGGCCGGCTGGTGGATTGCGCTCGAGCATATTCTGAGCGGCATTGCGCTGTGCCTCACGATCATCGGCATTCCGTTTGGAATCGCAAACTTCAAAATGGTGCCAGTGGCTCTGCTGCCGCTCGGTAAGGAGATTGTCGATACGTCGGGGCGCGGGTAG
- a CDS encoding NUDIX hydrolase family protein, with the protein MSVRTPDPDPDWLPKGDSSVPNSNPAWLKDVELAEIRRRLPILYIEAVPVRVDGLGQVVEVGVLLRARSTGEMTRTLVSGRVMFGETLRDALFRHLEKDLGPMAFPQLPASPVPFTIAEYFPMPGISAFTDDRQHAVSLAYVVPVTGTCDPRQDALEITWMTPDEAVSPGVSAEMEGGRGALLRSAMASVGLLR; encoded by the coding sequence ATGAGCGTGCGCACACCTGACCCCGATCCGGACTGGCTGCCCAAGGGTGACTCCAGTGTTCCGAATAGCAACCCCGCGTGGTTGAAAGACGTGGAACTTGCCGAAATTCGGCGCCGCCTGCCCATTCTTTATATCGAGGCTGTGCCCGTGCGGGTTGATGGCCTCGGGCAGGTTGTCGAGGTCGGCGTGCTCCTGCGGGCGCGCTCCACCGGCGAAATGACGCGAACTCTCGTGTCGGGGCGGGTCATGTTTGGCGAGACGCTGCGCGATGCGCTGTTCCGCCACCTCGAAAAGGACCTCGGGCCGATGGCGTTCCCGCAACTTCCCGCGAGCCCGGTGCCGTTCACCATCGCAGAGTATTTTCCGATGCCGGGAATCTCCGCTTTCACCGACGACCGGCAGCACGCGGTGTCACTCGCCTACGTCGTGCCGGTCACTGGCACGTGCGATCCCCGCCAGGACGCCCTCGAAATCACCTGGATGACGCCGGACGAAGCCGTTTCCCCGGGCGTTTCCGCTGAGATGGAGGGCGGTCGTGGCGCGCTCCTCCGCTCCGCCATGGCTTCTGTGGGCCTGCTGCGCTGA
- a CDS encoding DEAD/DEAH box helicase, with translation MTEIAFSALGVPTPLVTVLSSQGIDSAFPIQVDTLPDTLKGRDVLGRGKTGSGKTLAFSIPMVSRLGGKLAGGKRRPGRPLGLILAPTRELATQITNAITPLAEAYGLNTTTIFGGVSQNRQVSALKSGVDIVVACPGRLEDLMKQGFVNLDSIEITVLDEADHMADLGFLPVVTRIMDKTPGDGQRMLFSATLDNGVDKIVRRFLHDPVMHSVDEANSHVSAMTHHVFEVTGTDAKKDLVQKLASGSGRRILFMRTKHQAKKLAKSLTDSGIPAVDLHGNLSQVARDRNLAAFSAGDVKVLVATDVAARGVHVDDIELVIHVDPPAEHKAYLHRSGRTARAGSAGDVVTVVLPEQKRDTDALLRKAAIKVTPQRVDAGSAAVDALVGDVAAYVKPAPRVEQPQQQRQSQGGRSQGGRSQGGRSGGRSEGGRSEGGHGQRSDRDGGGRGSRDGARDSGGRDGARSSSDSASAGGARRSSRPASAGRSQNAPAGTAAGRSGGPRVGSLQVGGLVRGSSTGGAGRSAPRRSQG, from the coding sequence TTGACTGAAATTGCATTTAGCGCGCTCGGCGTGCCCACCCCCCTCGTAACGGTTCTCTCGTCGCAGGGCATTGACAGCGCCTTCCCCATTCAGGTGGACACGCTGCCCGACACCCTCAAGGGCCGCGACGTTCTCGGCCGCGGAAAGACCGGCTCGGGCAAGACCCTCGCCTTCTCCATCCCCATGGTGTCCCGCCTCGGCGGCAAGCTCGCCGGTGGCAAGCGCCGCCCGGGTCGCCCGCTCGGCCTGATTCTTGCGCCCACCCGCGAGCTCGCCACGCAGATCACCAATGCCATCACCCCGCTCGCCGAGGCCTACGGCCTCAACACGACCACCATCTTCGGTGGCGTCTCGCAGAACCGTCAGGTGTCCGCCCTCAAGAGCGGCGTCGACATTGTGGTGGCGTGCCCCGGCCGCCTCGAAGACCTCATGAAGCAGGGCTTCGTGAACCTCGACTCCATCGAGATCACCGTGCTCGACGAGGCCGACCACATGGCCGACCTCGGCTTCCTCCCCGTCGTGACGCGCATCATGGACAAGACGCCCGGCGACGGCCAGCGCATGCTCTTCTCCGCAACGCTCGACAACGGCGTGGACAAGATCGTTCGCCGCTTCCTGCACGACCCGGTGATGCACTCCGTCGACGAGGCCAACAGCCACGTGTCGGCCATGACCCACCATGTGTTCGAGGTCACCGGCACCGACGCGAAGAAGGACCTCGTTCAGAAGCTGGCCTCGGGCAGCGGACGACGCATCCTCTTCATGCGCACCAAGCACCAGGCCAAGAAGCTCGCCAAAAGCCTCACCGACTCGGGCATTCCCGCCGTCGACCTGCACGGTAACCTCTCGCAGGTTGCGCGTGACCGTAACCTCGCCGCGTTCAGCGCCGGCGACGTGAAGGTGCTCGTAGCAACAGATGTCGCGGCTCGCGGCGTGCACGTGGACGACATTGAGCTCGTGATTCACGTTGACCCGCCCGCCGAGCACAAGGCGTACCTGCACCGTTCGGGCCGTACCGCCCGTGCCGGCAGCGCCGGTGACGTGGTGACCGTGGTTCTCCCCGAGCAGAAGCGCGACACCGACGCTCTGCTGCGCAAGGCCGCCATCAAGGTGACCCCGCAGCGCGTTGATGCTGGTTCGGCCGCCGTGGACGCCCTCGTGGGCGACGTGGCCGCGTATGTGAAGCCGGCGCCGCGCGTTGAGCAGCCGCAGCAGCAGCGCCAGTCGCAGGGTGGTCGCTCACAGGGCGGCCGTTCGCAGGGTGGCCGCTCAGGCGGGCGCTCAGAGGGTGGGCGTTCAGAAGGCGGTCACGGTCAGCGCAGTGACCGCGATGGTGGCGGCCGCGGTTCACGCGACGGCGCCCGTGACTCGGGTGGACGCGACGGCGCACGCTCCAGCAGCGACTCGGCCTCGGCCGGTGGCGCTCGTCGCTCCTCGCGTCCGGCCTCGGCCGGCCGCAGCCAGAACGCTCCCGCCGGCACCGCAGCCGGACGCTCCGGCGGGCCCCGCGTGGGCAGCCTCCAGGTGGGCGGACTCGTTCGCGGTTCCAGCACCGGTGGAGCAGGTCGCTCGGCTCCGCGTCGGTCGCAGGGCTAA
- a CDS encoding EVE domain-containing protein — translation MAIRFWLGVAQREQVLRSVHQGMAQASQAARATLAGMGESDGLVYYSPKTAFEGEVLREFTAIARITDAALAPIGDPGSEFQPWRRRADYDPHAVATSIRPLLSVLELTRGNPNWGYQLRRGLIEISRHDFEMIRQQMRRPSADDL, via the coding sequence GTGGCAATTCGTTTCTGGCTGGGGGTCGCCCAGCGCGAGCAGGTGCTGCGCAGCGTTCACCAGGGCATGGCCCAGGCGAGCCAGGCCGCGCGCGCGACGCTCGCTGGCATGGGCGAATCTGACGGCCTCGTGTATTACTCGCCGAAGACCGCATTCGAGGGTGAGGTGTTGCGCGAGTTCACCGCGATTGCCCGCATCACGGATGCCGCCCTCGCCCCCATCGGTGACCCTGGCAGCGAGTTCCAACCCTGGCGCCGGCGGGCCGACTACGACCCGCACGCTGTGGCCACGTCGATTCGGCCGCTGCTGTCGGTGCTGGAACTCACCCGGGGCAACCCGAACTGGGGATATCAGCTGCGCCGTGGCCTGATCGAGATCTCCCGTCACGACTTCGAGATGATCCGCCAGCAGATGCGTCGTCCCAGCGCCGACGACCTCTAG
- a CDS encoding alpha/beta hydrolase-fold protein: MENNNVAPIDANAVLWSAAGADRVGRPLLLILHGYGSHEGDLFSLAPHLPLQPVIAALRAPIPVGGGWAWFPMRDPNADPAAVDAAVNAAATAILTWLDALAEPPASVGLLGFSQGGAMALQLLRRAPDRFTFAVQLSGFVSTGEAAGDERLAERRPPVFWGRGTADPIIPAADVNRTQAWLPGHSTLTERIYEGMGHTVSQAELGDVVAFLRTHY; encoded by the coding sequence ATGGAGAATAATAACGTCGCGCCGATTGACGCCAACGCCGTACTCTGGTCCGCCGCCGGCGCCGACCGCGTGGGCCGACCGCTCCTGCTCATCCTGCATGGCTACGGCTCGCACGAAGGCGACCTCTTCTCGCTCGCCCCGCATCTGCCGCTCCAGCCGGTGATCGCTGCCCTCCGTGCGCCGATCCCGGTCGGCGGCGGCTGGGCGTGGTTCCCGATGCGCGACCCGAACGCCGACCCTGCCGCGGTCGATGCCGCCGTGAACGCGGCGGCGACCGCCATCCTGACGTGGCTGGATGCGCTGGCGGAGCCACCGGCATCCGTGGGGCTTCTTGGCTTTTCGCAGGGCGGCGCGATGGCCTTGCAATTGCTGCGTCGCGCACCCGACCGCTTCACGTTTGCCGTGCAGCTCTCCGGATTCGTATCCACGGGCGAGGCCGCGGGTGATGAGCGCCTGGCCGAGCGACGTCCGCCGGTGTTTTGGGGGCGCGGCACGGCCGACCCCATCATTCCCGCCGCCGACGTCAACCGCACTCAGGCCTGGCTTCCGGGCCACAGCACGCTCACCGAACGCATTTACGAGGGCATGGGCCACACCGTTTCGCAGGCCGAGCTCGGCGATGTGGTGGCGTTCCTCCGCACCCATTACTAG
- a CDS encoding GAP family protein codes for MLDVLVAVLPFALGALVASLPVVAMAAVIATLNFRPVLRSFTAGWLAGLLTTGVLALVLTGAVTLATDSVAWASWLRVVLGAALVALGVRRFVTRARRGEERTEPKWVPVMQNIRPGRAFGVAFLLGSINPKNALIVLAAVAAIVNASSAVVEQFVGLFVFVVVASLGVVAPAVALRMRGDRAAAPLHSFVDWFARHSDLIIAAVLLLLGLLVLSAGLGALL; via the coding sequence ATGCTCGATGTTCTCGTTGCCGTGCTGCCGTTCGCGCTCGGAGCGCTCGTCGCCTCTCTTCCGGTCGTCGCCATGGCGGCCGTGATCGCCACCCTCAACTTTCGACCCGTGCTGCGAAGCTTCACAGCGGGCTGGCTTGCGGGGCTTCTCACCACGGGGGTGCTCGCGCTTGTTCTCACGGGTGCCGTCACTCTCGCCACGGACTCCGTCGCCTGGGCCTCGTGGTTGCGCGTCGTTCTCGGCGCCGCGCTGGTCGCACTGGGCGTGCGCCGTTTCGTGACCCGTGCACGCCGCGGCGAGGAACGAACGGAGCCAAAGTGGGTGCCCGTGATGCAGAACATTCGCCCGGGTCGCGCCTTCGGGGTGGCGTTTCTGCTCGGCTCCATCAATCCCAAGAACGCTCTGATCGTGCTGGCGGCCGTGGCGGCCATCGTGAATGCGAGCAGCGCCGTCGTGGAGCAGTTCGTGGGCCTTTTCGTTTTCGTGGTGGTGGCCAGTCTCGGTGTGGTGGCGCCCGCGGTAGCACTTCGCATGCGGGGTGATCGCGCGGCCGCTCCGCTGCACAGCTTCGTGGACTGGTTCGCGCGCCACAGCGACCTCATCATCGCCGCCGTTCTGCTGCTGCTCGGGCTGCTGGTCCTCTCCGCGGGCCTCGGCGCGCTGCTGTAG
- a CDS encoding DUF5997 family protein, with translation MTSVKKPQTMKPATAAQKLGILLDAAPAEFQTALVTRTELAALMETPPEWLVELRANGPHPKQVVAAKLGVSISGLARSGATEPLTTAEISALLQAPPAWLVLERSTQAGVRADQIVVKERDAQRAAKKAHVERQAAQELAKENRKN, from the coding sequence ATGACGTCCGTAAAGAAGCCCCAGACCATGAAGCCTGCCACGGCGGCCCAGAAACTCGGGATTCTGCTCGACGCGGCACCCGCTGAGTTTCAGACCGCGCTGGTGACCCGCACCGAGCTCGCCGCCCTGATGGAGACCCCGCCCGAGTGGCTTGTGGAGCTGCGCGCCAACGGACCGCACCCCAAGCAGGTTGTCGCCGCCAAGCTCGGCGTGTCGATTTCGGGACTCGCTCGCAGCGGCGCCACCGAACCCCTCACCACCGCTGAGATCAGCGCGCTGCTGCAGGCACCGCCCGCGTGGCTCGTGCTTGAGCGTTCGACTCAGGCCGGCGTTCGCGCCGACCAGATCGTGGTGAAAGAGCGCGATGCGCAGCGCGCCGCGAAGAAGGCGCACGTTGAGCGTCAGGCCGCGCAGGAACTCGCGAAGGAAAACCGCAAGAACTAG
- a CDS encoding ABC transporter permease produces the protein MSAVTETRSAPEISWNPRSEWYSDGWTVTKRNLIKVKRSPDVLVFAVIQPIMFVLLFSQVYGGAISVEGTDYTQFLMAGIFAQTVVFGATYSGSAMALDLKEGIIDRFRSLPMTSSSVLIGRTNGDLALNTISMIIMMLTGLAVGWRVTSSPGQFLAGVGLLLLFAYAFSWVMALLGMSVKSPEVINNASFLILFPLTFVSNAFVPSDTLPTPLRIFAEWNPVSSLVQAVRQLFGNLGTAPAPDIWTMQNPILASLIGITVMLLVFVPLCIRKFARISSR, from the coding sequence ATGAGTGCGGTAACCGAGACGCGTTCGGCGCCGGAGATCTCGTGGAACCCGCGGTCGGAGTGGTATTCCGACGGGTGGACCGTGACCAAGCGCAACCTGATTAAGGTGAAGCGGTCGCCCGACGTGCTCGTATTCGCGGTGATTCAGCCGATTATGTTCGTGCTGCTGTTCAGCCAGGTGTACGGCGGGGCGATTTCGGTAGAGGGCACCGACTACACTCAGTTTCTGATGGCCGGGATCTTTGCGCAGACCGTGGTTTTCGGGGCCACCTACTCGGGTTCTGCCATGGCGCTCGACCTGAAGGAAGGCATCATCGACCGGTTCCGCAGCCTGCCGATGACGTCGTCGTCGGTGCTGATCGGCCGCACCAACGGCGACCTTGCGCTGAACACCATTTCGATGATCATCATGATGCTCACCGGACTGGCCGTGGGCTGGCGCGTCACCTCGTCGCCCGGGCAGTTTCTGGCTGGAGTGGGGCTGCTGCTGCTCTTTGCCTACGCATTCAGCTGGGTGATGGCGCTGCTCGGGATGAGCGTGAAAAGTCCCGAGGTGATCAACAACGCCTCCTTCTTGATTCTGTTCCCGCTCACGTTCGTGTCCAATGCGTTCGTCCCCAGCGACACCCTGCCCACGCCCCTGCGTATCTTCGCGGAGTGGAACCCGGTGTCGTCGCTGGTGCAGGCGGTGCGGCAGCTGTTTGGCAACCTTGGCACGGCTCCGGCGCCCGACATCTGGACGATGCAGAACCCCATTCTGGCCTCGCTCATCGGCATCACCGTGATGCTGCTGGTGTTCGTGCCGCTGTGTATCCGCAAGTTCGCGCGCATCAGCTCCCGGTAG
- a CDS encoding ATP-binding cassette domain-containing protein, translating to MIIEATGLTKTYRSKTGPVHALAGLNLQVPRGTVKALLGPNGAGKTTVVKMLTTLIRPDAGSAFLDGIDVVHNPKAVRRIIGVSGQYAAVDENLTGFENLEMVGRLYHLGGDAARVRAHELIDLFELTAAGNRPVKGFSGGMRRRIDLAGALVIRPKVLFLDEPTTGLDPRSRIALWTIIKKLVADGTTVLLTTQYLEEADQLADDIVVIDDGRVIAEGTSDQLKAQIGGHRLEVALMDARDSDAARGILMRHGAGEASVSTDGRGVNVAVNDGPQALQHVLAELGAAGIELHDAGMRRPTLDDVFLKLTGHKADVTQDADPDAEKPAKQKAGRTA from the coding sequence GTGATCATTGAGGCCACCGGCTTAACGAAGACCTACCGTTCCAAGACGGGTCCGGTGCACGCGCTCGCCGGGCTCAACCTGCAGGTGCCGCGTGGCACGGTGAAGGCGCTCCTCGGGCCCAACGGCGCCGGCAAAACCACCGTCGTCAAGATGCTCACCACACTGATTCGACCGGATGCCGGCAGCGCCTTTCTCGACGGAATCGACGTCGTGCACAACCCCAAGGCCGTCCGGCGCATCATCGGGGTATCCGGCCAGTACGCGGCCGTGGACGAGAACCTCACCGGCTTCGAGAACCTCGAAATGGTGGGTCGCCTCTACCATTTGGGCGGCGACGCGGCGCGGGTGCGGGCGCACGAACTCATCGACCTGTTTGAACTGACCGCGGCCGGCAATCGGCCGGTGAAGGGCTTCTCCGGCGGTATGCGGCGCCGCATCGACCTCGCCGGCGCGCTCGTGATCAGGCCCAAGGTGCTGTTTCTCGACGAACCGACCACGGGCCTCGACCCGCGCAGTCGCATCGCGCTCTGGACGATCATCAAAAAGCTCGTCGCCGACGGCACGACCGTGCTGCTCACCACGCAGTACCTCGAAGAGGCCGACCAGCTCGCCGACGACATTGTGGTGATCGACGACGGGCGCGTCATTGCTGAAGGAACGTCCGACCAGCTGAAGGCCCAGATTGGTGGGCACCGACTGGAGGTGGCTTTGATGGATGCCCGCGATAGCGACGCGGCCCGCGGCATCCTCATGCGTCATGGTGCGGGGGAGGCGAGCGTGTCGACCGACGGACGCGGCGTGAATGTGGCCGTCAATGACGGGCCGCAAGCGCTGCAGCACGTGCTGGCCGAGCTCGGCGCGGCCGGGATTGAGCTGCACGATGCCGGGATGCGTCGGCCCACCCTGGACGACGTGTTTTTGAAGCTCACCGGGCACAAGGCTGACGTCACCCAGGACGCCGATCCGGATGCCGAGAAGCCCGCCAAGCAGAAGGCCGGGAGGACCGCATGA
- a CDS encoding IS3 family transposase, producing MAETKQAVLTLTVTALAQEMAMPIVDACRLVGMPRSTYYRLSRGYQHYRPVAEAIPHRERRQPAALDTHERATILSVLCEPKYEDKSVVQTYWHAFDAGTLACSQRTFYRVANAHRLVGDRRRTRTPRSPSPRTPAVATLKPGDLWSWDITELNGPSYHDRYYLYLIIDVFSRYPIGWCIETYISKKRAVTLFTDAIATHGAPTVVHSDNGSSMRSTDLINALESNGIITSYSRPRVSDDNPFSESLFKTIKYDPSSPDRFDHRDHARQWTKDFLDLYATQHRHSGLGRHTPASVFDGTAHLIHAQRQRALDAYYAQHPTRFRQPPTAPPLPQPTGINTHLLSQAG from the coding sequence GTGGCTGAAACGAAGCAAGCTGTCCTGACCTTGACGGTCACGGCACTGGCCCAAGAAATGGCGATGCCGATCGTGGACGCATGTCGTCTGGTCGGGATGCCACGGTCAACGTATTACCGGCTCAGCCGTGGCTACCAGCACTACCGCCCCGTGGCTGAGGCGATCCCGCACCGCGAACGCCGGCAACCCGCAGCCTTGGACACGCACGAGCGCGCCACGATACTCTCCGTGCTCTGCGAGCCGAAATATGAAGACAAATCGGTGGTGCAAACGTACTGGCACGCCTTCGACGCCGGGACTCTCGCGTGTTCGCAGCGCACGTTCTACCGGGTCGCCAACGCTCACCGCCTGGTCGGGGATCGTCGACGCACCCGAACCCCGCGCTCCCCGTCACCGCGCACTCCGGCCGTCGCGACGCTCAAGCCCGGGGATTTGTGGTCGTGGGACATCACCGAATTGAACGGACCCAGCTACCACGATCGGTACTACCTTTACCTGATCATTGACGTGTTCTCGCGTTACCCCATTGGCTGGTGCATCGAGACTTACATCTCGAAGAAACGCGCTGTGACACTGTTCACCGACGCGATCGCCACCCACGGCGCCCCCACAGTCGTGCACTCCGACAACGGGTCCTCCATGCGCTCCACAGACCTCATCAACGCCCTCGAGAGCAACGGCATCATCACCTCGTACTCTCGCCCCCGGGTCAGCGACGACAACCCCTTCTCAGAATCACTGTTCAAGACCATCAAGTACGACCCCAGCTCCCCGGACCGATTCGATCACCGCGATCACGCCCGCCAATGGACCAAGGACTTCTTGGACCTGTATGCCACCCAACACCGCCACAGCGGTCTCGGCCGGCACACCCCAGCATCCGTCTTTGACGGCACCGCCCACCTCATCCACGCGCAACGACAACGGGCACTGGACGCCTACTACGCCCAGCACCCCACACGCTTCCGCCAACCACCCACAGCACCACCACTACCCCAACCCACAGGCATCAACACCCACCTACTGTCTCAAGCAGGTTGA